In a single window of the Gossypium hirsutum isolate 1008001.06 chromosome A13, Gossypium_hirsutum_v2.1, whole genome shotgun sequence genome:
- the LOC107893613 gene encoding protein DEHYDRATION-INDUCED 19 homolog 3: MDADSWSTRLSSVSKRYQFTLQSRSDMFMGFEEIDGEDDIREEFPSPFCSEHFDILSLCCHIDDEHPMEAKNGVCPVCAMKVEVDMVAHITLHHGNIFKMQHKRKSHKGGSHSMLSRLRKELREGNLQSLFGGSCILSSSNSAPDPLLSSFILPMVDDFVSVQPHFSSETSATEKSSDINKLERNVQSTLLSVEDQEEKTERCEFIQGLLLSTILDDIL, translated from the exons ATGGACGCTGATTCATGGAGTACCCGCCTTTCTTCAGTTTCTAAGAGATACCAATTTACTCTTCAATCACGGTCAG ATATGTTTATGGGGTTTGAAGAAAtagatggagaagatgatataAGAGAGGAATTTCCATCTCCTTTTTGTTCAGAACATTTCGATATCCTCAGCTTGTGCTGTCACATTGATGATGAGCATCCCATGGAGGCTAAAAATGGG GTATGCCCGGTCTGTGCAATGAAAGTGGAAGTCGATATGGTTGCACATATAACCCTGCACCACGGAAATATATTCAAG ATGCAGCACAAAAGGAAATCGCATAAAGGTGGATCTCATTCAATGCTATCTCGTTTGAGAAAAGAGCTGCGAGAAGGAAACCTACAGTCTCTCTTTGGGGGTTCTTGTATATTGTCTTCATCCAATTCAGCACCTGATCCGTTGTTGTCTTCATTTATTTTGCCCATGGTTGATGATTTTGTTAGTGTCCAGCCTCACTTTTCTAGCGAAACAAGTGCAACTGAGAAAAGTTCAGACATTAATAAGTTGGAAAG AAATGTTCAATCGACTCTTCTTTCAGTCGAGGATCAGGAAGAGAAGACAGAAAGATGTGAGTTTATTCAAGGGCTGCTGTTGTCCACAATTCttgatgatattttatga